The genomic window CGCACATGCACTTCACTTTTATAATAATCAACAAAAAGTATAAATCGTTCATCATACAAAGTAGCTATTCGCAAAAAGTTTTGAACAGTAAAATACGTTTCTAACAATAATTCATCGTCTACTGCAAGCAACTCTATTTCCGCGGCAGCGACAAATGCATTTAATTTTTCTAGTAATACTTCTGGAATCTCTTCTAACGTACTTTTCCGCTGTTTTTTTAACGTTAATAATTCATCATTTATCGCTTTAGCTGCAATTTTCAATGAACCCGTCATTTCTCTTTTTAACTGTAAAAATGGGGACTTTAATAAACTAGCTGAAAACATCTCACGACCGCGATCTACAAGATTATGAGCTTCATCAACTAATAGCACAGATTTGTTCTTTTGCTCCTGTAACAGCCTTTTTAATGAAACTCGCGGATCAAATATATAGTTATAATCGCATATGACTATATCTGAGCTGTAAGCTAGGTCGAGTGAAAACTCAAAGGGACACACTTCATGCTTTCGAGCATACCGTTCAATCACGTTACGTGTCATAAGCGTTTCATGCTGCAATATGTCGAGAACTGCTTCATTAATACGATCATAATACCCATCAGCAAACGGACAAGCTTCTTTATGACAAACTGTTTTATCTTGAAAACAAATCTTATCCTTTGCTGTTAAAGTAACTGTATGAATATGTAACCCCTTTGACTCCATGTGTCGTAGAGCATCCTCGGCAGCGTGTCGAGTTGTTGTTTTTGCCGTTGTATAAAAAATACGGGTCGCTTTGATTTCACCAATCGCTTTGATTGCCGGAAACATAGTTGAAATCGTTTTTCCTATCCCTGTTGGTGCTTTAACAAACAACGTTTTTCCCTCAGCGATAGCTGTATAAACGGCTCCCGCTAGCTGCCGCTGTCCTCTTCGATAGTGTTGAAAGGGAAACTCAAGTTTTTGACATGACTGCAGTAGCTTTTGCTGATGCGATAATACAGCTTTTGCATAAGAAGAATATGATTCTAAAAGATCCTTTATAAACACTTCTAAATCCGTGCGGGTTGCTTGTCGCGTAAAGCTTTTCTGCTCTTTCGTATCAACATGTACATATGTGAGCTGAATTTGAAGCTTTTCTATATCATGGTCACACATGTACATGTACGCATAACATTTAGCCTGTGCCCAATGAACAGGCTTTGTGTTTATATCAATAGAGCTAAGAGGTGTGGCAGTCGATTTGATTTCTTCGATTGTGACTTCACCATCAATTAATCTAAGACCATCACATCTTCCATCTACTGTATACAAAACATCATCAAGCTCAAGTTGCGTCTTCAAATACACTTCTTTTTCGTCATTCGGACCGTATGTTTGTTGAATCATTTTATGTATGTCCGTTCCTTGCTGAAGTGTGCTGGACGAACGAAAGCGAGAGTCTATACTCCCGCTTCTAAATACATATTCAACTAGCGAACGGACAGAAATTTGAGTCGCTTGTTGCATGTTAATCACCTATTTATTAAGAGTGTGAAGGTGCTGGCTTTGTTGTTGCTTGATCTTTTTTCACTTCTACTCGGGCATTACCCATCAGCAATACTGTCACGAGTGCTATTGCGATTGGAATGAGGGCTAATTTGTACATAAATGTAATAGACTGCGACATTGCCATTACAATATTATCTAGCACAAAATCAGGGATGTTTGCCCTTTGAGCTGGTTCAAAAATGTCGCGTGGGTCACCAAAACTCCCCATTTGTTGCCCACTAAATGATTCTGTTAGTTTATTAGAAAATACCTTCGTTTGAATCGCACCAAATATAGTAATACCAAGTGTCATTCCTAAAGAACGTGAAAAGGAATTCGTTGAGTTAGCAGAGCCACGATGGCGCATGTCTATTTCATGAACGGATGCAATTGGTAAAAGGGAGAAAGAAAACCCTACGCCAAAGCCTGCTAATACCATATAAACAGTTACAAGAAAACGAGCTGTATCGGGTGTTAAAGTAGTTAGGAAGCCCATTCCTGTTGCAAACGAAATGATAGAGATAATCATTAGTGAGCGATATGAGGTTTTCGCTTGGAATACACCACCAATACCACTACCCGCAACTGAGCCTAGCATCATCGGTGTTAATATAAGCCCCGCGTTTGTAGCAGAACCGCCATATACAGCTTGTACAAATATAGGGATGAAGACGGTTAAAATAACAAATGTTGAGCCATATAGAAATGCTAAAATTTGTGCCGTAGCGAAAATCCGTCTCTTAAACATCCAGAATGAAATAATTGGCTCTTGTGCTCTCGTCTCAATAAAAAGAAAACTAAGTAGAAAGATAACAAACGTTATAAAGAGAGCTATTATTTGTATTGATGACCAAGCATATTCCTTCCCACCAAGCTCTAATGCAAACATCAAGCTTACAACTGCCACAACAAGTGTGATAGCGCCTCCCCAATCAATGCGTTGTGTAGAGCGCTCACTTACTT from Bacillus sp. HMF5848 includes these protein-coding regions:
- a CDS encoding ATP-dependent DNA helicase, which codes for MQQATQISVRSLVEYVFRSGSIDSRFRSSSTLQQGTDIHKMIQQTYGPNDEKEVYLKTQLELDDVLYTVDGRCDGLRLIDGEVTIEEIKSTATPLSSIDINTKPVHWAQAKCYAYMYMCDHDIEKLQIQLTYVHVDTKEQKSFTRQATRTDLEVFIKDLLESYSSYAKAVLSHQQKLLQSCQKLEFPFQHYRRGQRQLAGAVYTAIAEGKTLFVKAPTGIGKTISTMFPAIKAIGEIKATRIFYTTAKTTTRHAAEDALRHMESKGLHIHTVTLTAKDKICFQDKTVCHKEACPFADGYYDRINEAVLDILQHETLMTRNVIERYARKHEVCPFEFSLDLAYSSDIVICDYNYIFDPRVSLKRLLQEQKNKSVLLVDEAHNLVDRGREMFSASLLKSPFLQLKREMTGSLKIAAKAINDELLTLKKQRKSTLEEIPEVLLEKLNAFVAAAEIELLAVDDELLLETYFTVQNFLRIATLYDERFILFVDYYKSEVHVRLFCLDPSHVLPQMSKGYRTAVFFSATLVPLSYYQDMLAGDTLDKYTLDLPSPFSKEQLDIQICPISTRLNDRERTKDAVVSIIVETISRRPGNFLIFFPSYQYLQMVYEECVASDLQQVQWLVQESSMSDLKRDEFLNSFQANAANSIVGFAVLGGVFSEGVDLVGNRLTGVIVIGVGLPQLSVERNHIRDYFNKQGKNGYYYSYVFPGMNKVLQASGRLIRTETDKGTIILIDDRFLQPIYQKLLPRMHGDGSQSAKGEA
- a CDS encoding MDR family MFS transporter — its product is MASEQQHGKLVVAGLLLAILMSAMDNTIVATAMGTIVGDLGGLDKFVWVTSAYMVAVMAGMPIFGKLSDMYGRKRFFIFGLLIFLLGSALCGIAQSIEQLSIYRAIQGIGGGALMPIAFTIVFDIFPPEKRGKMTGLLGAVFGIASVFGPLLGAYITEYINWHWVFYVNVPIGIVSLFLIVRYYHEVSERSTQRIDWGGAITLVVAVVSLMFALELGGKEYAWSSIQIIALFITFVIFLLSFLFIETRAQEPIISFWMFKRRIFATAQILAFLYGSTFVILTVFIPIFVQAVYGGSATNAGLILTPMMLGSVAGSGIGGVFQAKTSYRSLMIISIISFATGMGFLTTLTPDTARFLVTVYMVLAGFGVGFSFSLLPIASVHEIDMRHRGSANSTNSFSRSLGMTLGITIFGAIQTKVFSNKLTESFSGQQMGSFGDPRDIFEPAQRANIPDFVLDNIVMAMSQSITFMYKLALIPIAIALVTVLLMGNARVEVKKDQATTKPAPSHS